One Phaseolus vulgaris cultivar G19833 chromosome 4, P. vulgaris v2.0, whole genome shotgun sequence DNA window includes the following coding sequences:
- the LOC137836511 gene encoding non-specific lipid transfer protein GPI-anchored 14-like: MYSRATPPQMLVSAITLVLVMHAMGDSAQEKQKCAESLTGVTTCLPYLGGEAKTPTEDCCSGLTQAMKSNKKCICIILKDRDDPDLGLKINITIAVGLPSICKTPDNFSRCPALLHLDPKSPEAQAFNQKGQNSNGGSLSPSANPSAEGSSENCRNQGRDETVTVKNDASYKGKRLLEKFVAAAVAGLVILLL, encoded by the exons ATGTATTCCAGAGCTACACCACCACAAATGCTAGTGTCAGCAATAACATTGGTGTTGGTTATGCATGCAATGGGGGATTCAGCTCAAGAGAAACAGAAATGTGCAGAATCACTGACAGGTGTTACAACGTGTCTGCCATATTTGGGTGGTGAGGCGAAAACTCCAACTGAAGATTGTTGCAGTGGACTCACGCAAGCCATGAAGAGCAACAAGAAGTGCATCTGCATTATTCTCAAAGACAGGGATGATCCTGACCTTGGCTTGAAGATTAACATTACAATTGCTGTTGGTCTCCCCTCTATTTGCAAAACACCTGATAATTTCTCACGGTGTCCAG CACTTCTGCACTTGGATCCTAAATCACCTGAAGCTCAAGCTTTTAATCAAAAGGGTCAGAACTCCAATGGTGGCTCTTTGAGTCCTTCTGCAAACCCTTCTG CTGAAGGAAGTTCTGAGAATTGTAGAAACCAGGGAAGAGATGAAACGGTGACAGTAAAGAATGATGCATCTTATAAGGGAAAGAGATTGTTAGAAAAATTTGTTGCAGCTGCAGTTGCAGGGCTTGTAATTTTGCTTTTATGA